Proteins from one Halovivax limisalsi genomic window:
- a CDS encoding twin-arginine translocation signal domain-containing protein, protein MDSNPRSGPPDGARAKSARDERRSSRSPREPTGRQANGTASRRRFLRAGGAVGLTALAGCTEDVGSELPENRAWPIAGLLPSLPFETRADRFDARLESAAAEPIDDVNAFTEVVQNRVSRLDSIEEDRDVLAVEYVTDVDRSDGVGHDIAAIAGAYAALIEAGYQSYALTTTIREAPSGPVGSAVVYTEWAVAYNEGRYDTGEYRELVWTTIESTRHPPAIEVEPDE, encoded by the coding sequence GGGGCCCGCGCGAAGAGCGCCCGAGACGAGCGAAGGTCGTCGCGTTCGCCCCGCGAGCCGACGGGACGACAGGCGAACGGGACCGCGTCACGTCGACGATTCCTCCGAGCCGGAGGCGCCGTCGGCCTCACCGCGCTCGCCGGCTGTACCGAGGACGTCGGTAGTGAACTGCCCGAGAACCGGGCGTGGCCGATCGCGGGCCTGCTCCCATCGCTTCCCTTCGAAACCAGGGCCGATCGATTCGACGCCCGCCTCGAGTCGGCGGCGGCCGAACCCATCGACGACGTCAACGCCTTCACCGAGGTCGTCCAGAATCGGGTCTCGCGTCTCGACTCGATCGAGGAGGACCGGGACGTCCTCGCCGTCGAGTACGTCACCGACGTCGATCGATCGGACGGCGTGGGCCACGACATCGCCGCCATCGCGGGCGCCTACGCCGCCCTGATCGAGGCCGGCTACCAGTCCTACGCCCTCACGACGACGATCCGCGAGGCGCCGTCGGGCCCCGTCGGCAGCGCGGTCGTCTACACCGAGTGGGCCGTGGCGTACAACGAGGGTCGCTACGATACCGGCGAGTACAGGGAACTCGTCTGGACGACGATCGAGTCCACGCGCCACCCGCCGGCCATCGAGGTCGAGCCCGACGAGTGA